One genomic segment of Streptomyces liangshanensis includes these proteins:
- a CDS encoding DUF5719 family protein — protein sequence MNRTTLSLLAAATALAAVTGFATLSAPADDGKAPVAATPKLLPVERSSLVCPAPSVSDLAETTYTSFTPAGGTSGGSTTGTAELVPSAAASAGTDSSTGDDKKSDDKKDDAKQDDAAKDDAAKDDAAKDGDKKAADQKADAPAKAFVGVKAPGTPVSKEAEGADTPALIGTATGSLAPGWTTQQSTVDSVGGSRGLLGLSCTPPDTDFWFPGASTEKSRQDYVHLTNPDDSAAVVDVELYGKNGALKSEVGEGIPVPARSSVPVLLSTLTSEASQDVTVHVSTRTGRVGAAVRVADDTVGSDWLAASADPAATLVLPGIPEDATDVRLVAFAPGGDDADLKVQLAGADGTITPAGSESLHVKSKMTASLDLADVTKGEAGSLILSPSQAGSPTPVVAALRVVRGKGSDQEIAFIPATGPVTARASVADNRAKGTTLSLTAPGAAATVKVVASAGSGGGEPAEKTYNVKAGTTLDVTPPVPAGLKGQYALTVEPQSGGPVHAARMLALPEDGVPMFTVQTLPDDRGTVYVPTAKEDLSILGD from the coding sequence GTGAACCGTACGACTCTCTCCCTGCTCGCGGCCGCGACCGCCCTCGCGGCGGTCACCGGATTCGCCACCCTGTCCGCGCCCGCCGACGACGGGAAGGCGCCGGTGGCGGCGACGCCGAAGCTGCTTCCCGTGGAGCGGAGCAGCCTGGTCTGCCCCGCGCCGAGCGTCTCGGACCTCGCGGAGACGACGTACACGTCCTTCACGCCCGCGGGCGGCACGTCCGGCGGGAGCACGACGGGTACGGCCGAACTGGTGCCGTCCGCCGCCGCGTCGGCGGGTACGGACAGTTCCACGGGGGACGACAAGAAGAGCGACGACAAGAAGGACGACGCGAAGCAGGACGACGCGGCGAAGGACGACGCGGCGAAGGACGACGCGGCGAAGGACGGCGACAAGAAGGCGGCGGACCAGAAGGCCGACGCGCCCGCGAAGGCGTTCGTCGGCGTCAAGGCGCCCGGCACCCCCGTCTCCAAGGAGGCGGAGGGGGCGGACACCCCCGCCCTCATCGGCACGGCCACCGGCAGCCTCGCCCCCGGCTGGACCACCCAGCAGTCCACCGTGGACTCCGTGGGCGGCTCGCGCGGCCTGCTCGGCCTGTCCTGCACGCCGCCCGACACCGACTTCTGGTTCCCCGGGGCCAGTACGGAGAAGTCCCGGCAGGACTACGTCCACCTCACCAACCCGGACGACAGCGCCGCCGTCGTCGACGTCGAGCTGTACGGGAAGAACGGCGCGCTCAAGTCCGAGGTGGGCGAGGGCATTCCGGTGCCGGCCCGCTCCAGCGTCCCGGTGCTGCTCTCGACGCTGACCTCGGAGGCGTCCCAGGACGTGACCGTGCACGTCAGCACCCGTACGGGCCGGGTCGGCGCCGCGGTGCGCGTGGCCGACGACACGGTGGGCAGCGACTGGCTGGCCGCCTCCGCCGACCCGGCGGCCACGCTGGTGCTCCCCGGCATCCCGGAGGACGCGACCGACGTCCGGCTGGTGGCCTTCGCGCCCGGCGGGGACGACGCGGACCTGAAGGTCCAACTGGCGGGCGCCGACGGCACGATCACCCCGGCCGGGAGCGAGAGCCTGCACGTCAAGTCGAAGATGACGGCGTCGCTCGACCTGGCCGACGTCACCAAGGGCGAGGCCGGCTCGCTGATCCTCAGCCCGTCGCAGGCCGGCAGCCCGACCCCGGTGGTCGCGGCGCTGCGGGTCGTACGGGGCAAGGGCAGCGACCAGGAGATCGCGTTCATCCCCGCGACCGGGCCCGTCACCGCCCGCGCGAGCGTGGCCGACAACCGCGCGAAGGGCACGACGCTCTCGCTGACCGCGCCGGGCGCGGCGGCGACGGTGAAGGTCGTCGCCTCGGCGGGGAGCGGCGGGGGCGAACCGGCCGAGAAGACGTACAACGTCAAGGCTGGTACGACCCTGGACGTCACCCCGCCGGTGCCGGCCGGGCTCAAGGGCCAGTACGCGCTGACCGTCGAGCCGCAGTCGGGCGGGCCGGTCCACGCGGCGCGCATGCTGGCGCTGCCGGAGGACGGCGTACCGATGTTCACGGTGCAGACGCTGCCGGACGACCGGGGGACGGTGTACGTACCGACGGCCAAGGAGGACCTGTCGATCCTCGGCGACTGA
- a CDS encoding glycosyltransferase family 2 protein: MSPTNAAFVPATAPEFPRHVVTAVLVAHDGARWLPDALAGLLGQERPVQNVMAADTGSADDSAQLLTESLGDERVLHLARRSGFGTAVEEAVHAAGTLTPDDLPYLKRPSGWDPETRTWRDDTYDLPELPHGEPVQWLWLLHDDCAPDPRALAELLRVADSDQYAAVVGPKLRGWYDRKQLLEVGVSIANSGRRWTGLDRREQDQGQHDQVRTVLSVSSAGMLVRRDVWDELGGFDRALPLMRDDVDLCWRAHAAGHRVLVAPDAVMRHAEAAARERRTVDCAGRSVVNPHRVDKAGAVYTMLVNARAAVLPFVFFRLVLGTLLRTLAYLVGKVPGQAVDEVMGLFGTLLRPGRIMGARRARGKGVTEASELRPLFPPPGATIRATVEQIAGSLGRDTDTDAGGSRHGVVESGPGGEDADFMEVEQFARLKKLAHRPGPVLFGILLLVSLVACRSLLSGGALAGGALLPAPGDVSALWSRYADGWHPVGTGGTQTAPPYLAVLAALSALFLGSTGFALTLLLVCSVPLAGVSAYFASRPLTESRLLRAWASVAYAFLPAATGALATGRLGTAVLAILLPLIARAAVGAYALRSGGGGRAGARADSDSDDEWDDTEHPKEQADPPARGSWRATWAYAFLLTLVTAFTPVAWPLAVVLGVAVLALRRRDLAGYVPRVLAALGTPLLLLAPWSLSLLTDPAAFLREAGLEFGTGSATALDLLGMSPGGPKAAGGIVLLGIVLAALGALLRGERQFAVRAAWVVALVGLVFAVVTNNSGWAGPATLVYGLALIAAAVVGAEGARERVAAQSFGWRQPVAALVAAAALVAPLLSVFGWMISGAAGPLERRDPVQVPAFVAEESITRDQPRTLVLDGTTTAEVSYALVRGSGSRLGDAELTASGGSDPRLDKVVANLVAGSGADQTQQLSGFAIRYVLVRDGAPREMGRVLDATPGLSRLSQLDGSALWRVDRQISRATIVNGKADGEPLAVAAGPVEAHTRIPAGADGRVLRIADRAAEGWQATLDGKPLAARTVDGWAQGFALPAAGGRLDLTYEDPITHTAWIWAQGALAVVLLVLALPGRRREIDDDLPDEELAYAAQAVEGEGRRARRLRAAAEAEGETSGGTDAVGAGETPDGFGFDLPEQRQPGSADPSGDDQGQGQDQGQGQGQGPDRAGVPDAPPVPSAPPGSDGYAAVPQQQPYGEWDGQTYAEPQYAPYQGDQYQGEYPAGQYQGDPYQQQPYQPYPDQQQYPGQQGYPDQQYGDQQQYPAQPYPDQQYPADPYQQGTYEEGQQPPPYDPASYDPYGYGQQQPSPEGPDNERRPRPDGSTDQ; the protein is encoded by the coding sequence ATGTCCCCCACCAACGCCGCGTTCGTCCCCGCCACCGCACCCGAGTTCCCGCGCCACGTCGTGACCGCGGTCCTCGTCGCCCATGACGGTGCGCGCTGGTTGCCCGACGCCCTCGCCGGGCTGCTGGGCCAGGAACGCCCCGTGCAGAACGTCATGGCCGCCGACACCGGAAGCGCCGACGACTCCGCCCAGCTGCTCACCGAGTCGCTGGGCGACGAACGGGTGCTGCACCTCGCCCGCAGGTCCGGATTCGGTACGGCGGTCGAGGAGGCCGTGCACGCCGCGGGGACGCTCACCCCCGACGACCTGCCGTACCTGAAGCGGCCCAGCGGCTGGGACCCCGAGACCAGGACCTGGCGCGACGACACGTACGACCTGCCGGAACTGCCCCACGGCGAACCGGTGCAGTGGCTCTGGCTCCTCCACGACGACTGCGCGCCCGACCCCCGGGCCCTCGCCGAACTCCTGCGCGTCGCCGACTCCGACCAGTACGCCGCCGTCGTCGGCCCCAAGCTCCGCGGCTGGTACGACCGCAAGCAGCTCCTCGAGGTCGGCGTCTCCATCGCCAACAGCGGACGCCGCTGGACCGGCCTCGACCGCCGCGAACAGGACCAGGGCCAGCACGACCAGGTCCGTACCGTCCTCTCCGTCTCCAGCGCCGGCATGCTCGTCCGGCGCGACGTCTGGGACGAACTCGGCGGCTTCGACCGCGCCCTCCCGCTCATGCGCGACGACGTCGACCTGTGCTGGCGCGCGCACGCGGCCGGACACCGCGTCCTCGTCGCCCCCGACGCCGTCATGCGGCACGCCGAGGCGGCCGCCAGGGAGCGCCGTACCGTCGACTGCGCGGGCCGCTCCGTCGTCAACCCGCACCGCGTCGACAAGGCCGGCGCCGTCTACACGATGCTCGTCAACGCGCGGGCCGCCGTGCTCCCGTTCGTGTTCTTCCGGCTGGTCCTCGGCACCCTCCTGCGCACCCTCGCCTACCTCGTGGGCAAGGTGCCGGGACAGGCCGTCGACGAGGTCATGGGGCTGTTCGGGACCCTGCTGCGCCCCGGACGGATCATGGGTGCCCGGCGCGCGCGGGGCAAAGGGGTCACCGAGGCCTCCGAACTGCGCCCCCTCTTCCCGCCGCCGGGCGCCACCATCCGCGCCACCGTCGAACAGATCGCGGGCAGCCTCGGTCGGGACACCGACACCGACGCGGGCGGCTCCCGCCACGGCGTCGTCGAGTCGGGCCCCGGCGGCGAGGACGCCGACTTCATGGAGGTCGAGCAGTTCGCCCGGCTCAAGAAGCTGGCCCACCGGCCGGGACCCGTGCTCTTCGGGATCCTGCTGCTCGTCTCGCTCGTCGCCTGCCGCTCGCTGCTCAGCGGCGGGGCACTGGCCGGCGGCGCCCTGCTGCCCGCCCCCGGTGACGTCTCGGCCCTCTGGTCCCGGTACGCGGACGGCTGGCACCCGGTCGGTACGGGCGGCACGCAGACCGCCCCGCCGTACCTCGCCGTCCTCGCCGCCCTCTCCGCGCTGTTCCTCGGCTCCACCGGCTTCGCGCTGACGCTCCTGCTCGTCTGCTCCGTCCCGCTCGCCGGGGTGAGCGCCTACTTCGCGTCGCGGCCCCTCACCGAGTCGCGGCTGCTGCGGGCCTGGGCGAGCGTCGCGTACGCCTTCCTGCCCGCCGCGACCGGCGCCCTGGCCACCGGACGCCTCGGTACGGCCGTCCTCGCCATCCTGCTGCCCCTGATCGCCCGCGCGGCCGTCGGCGCGTACGCGCTGCGCTCCGGCGGCGGCGGGCGCGCCGGGGCGCGCGCCGACTCCGACTCCGACGACGAGTGGGACGACACCGAGCACCCGAAGGAGCAGGCGGACCCTCCGGCGCGCGGCAGTTGGCGCGCCACCTGGGCCTACGCCTTCCTGCTGACGCTCGTCACCGCCTTCACCCCCGTCGCCTGGCCGCTGGCCGTCGTGCTCGGCGTCGCCGTCCTCGCCCTGCGCCGCCGCGACCTCGCCGGGTACGTCCCGCGCGTCCTCGCCGCACTCGGCACGCCCCTCCTGCTCCTCGCGCCCTGGTCGCTCTCCCTGCTGACCGACCCCGCCGCCTTCCTCCGGGAGGCGGGCCTGGAGTTCGGTACGGGCTCCGCCACCGCCCTCGACCTGCTCGGCATGAGCCCCGGCGGCCCCAAGGCGGCCGGCGGCATCGTGCTCCTCGGCATCGTCCTGGCCGCACTCGGCGCCCTGCTGCGCGGCGAGCGGCAGTTCGCCGTCCGCGCGGCCTGGGTCGTCGCCCTGGTCGGGCTGGTCTTCGCCGTCGTCACCAACAACTCCGGCTGGGCGGGCCCCGCCACCCTCGTCTACGGCCTCGCGCTGATCGCCGCCGCCGTCGTCGGCGCGGAGGGCGCGCGCGAACGCGTCGCCGCCCAGAGCTTCGGCTGGCGCCAGCCCGTCGCCGCGCTCGTCGCCGCCGCCGCGCTCGTCGCCCCGCTGTTGTCCGTCTTCGGCTGGATGATCAGCGGCGCCGCGGGACCGCTGGAGCGCCGCGACCCGGTCCAGGTGCCCGCCTTCGTTGCCGAGGAGTCCATCACCCGCGACCAGCCCCGCACCCTCGTCCTCGACGGCACCACCACCGCCGAGGTGTCGTACGCCCTGGTCCGGGGCTCCGGCAGCCGCCTCGGCGATGCCGAACTGACCGCGTCCGGCGGCAGCGACCCGCGACTCGACAAGGTCGTCGCGAACCTGGTCGCCGGATCGGGCGCCGACCAGACGCAGCAGCTCAGCGGCTTCGCGATCCGCTACGTGCTGGTACGGGACGGCGCGCCGCGCGAGATGGGCCGCGTCCTCGACGCCACGCCGGGCCTCAGCCGGCTGAGCCAGCTGGACGGCAGCGCGCTGTGGCGCGTCGACCGCCAGATCTCCCGGGCCACCATCGTCAACGGCAAGGCCGACGGCGAACCGCTCGCCGTCGCCGCGGGCCCGGTCGAGGCGCACACGAGGATCCCGGCGGGCGCCGACGGACGGGTGCTGCGCATCGCGGACCGCGCCGCCGAGGGCTGGCAGGCCACCCTCGACGGGAAGCCGCTCGCCGCGCGGACCGTCGACGGCTGGGCGCAGGGCTTCGCGCTGCCCGCCGCCGGGGGCCGCCTGGACCTCACGTACGAGGACCCGATCACCCACACCGCGTGGATCTGGGCGCAGGGCGCGCTCGCCGTGGTCCTGCTGGTGCTCGCCCTGCCGGGGCGGCGCCGGGAGATCGACGACGACCTGCCCGACGAGGAGCTGGCGTACGCGGCGCAGGCGGTCGAGGGCGAGGGCCGCAGGGCGCGCAGGCTGCGGGCCGCGGCGGAGGCCGAGGGGGAGACCTCCGGCGGTACGGACGCGGTCGGCGCGGGGGAGACGCCGGACGGGTTCGGCTTCGACCTGCCGGAGCAGCGGCAGCCGGGGAGCGCGGACCCCTCGGGTGACGATCAGGGCCAGGGCCAGGACCAGGGCCAAGGTCAGGGCCAGGGGCCGGACCGAGCGGGCGTTCCCGACGCGCCTCCGGTGCCGTCCGCGCCTCCCGGCTCCGACGGGTACGCGGCGGTGCCGCAGCAGCAGCCGTACGGGGAGTGGGACGGCCAGACGTACGCGGAGCCGCAGTACGCGCCCTACCAGGGCGACCAGTACCAGGGCGAGTACCCGGCCGGGCAGTACCAGGGCGACCCGTACCAGCAGCAGCCGTACCAGCCCTACCCGGACCAGCAGCAATACCCCGGCCAACAGGGGTACCCCGACCAGCAGTACGGGGACCAGCAGCAGTACCCCGCGCAGCCGTACCCGGACCAGCAGTACCCGGCGGACCCGTACCAGCAGGGGACGTACGAGGAGGGGCAGCAGCCCCCGCCGTACGACCCGGCCTCCTACGACCCGTACGGCTACGGGCAGCAGCAGCCGTCCCCCGAGGGCCCTGACAACGAGCGGCGTCCGCGCCCCGACGGGAGCACCGACCAGTGA
- a CDS encoding alpha/beta hydrolase family protein yields MNTPTHPAGLPGPPAPVLSVSPVVLAAPGRPVDLEVRVSVPVTGNNLPVVLLSHGQGHSHHLSSLNGYAPLATFWAAHGFAVIQPTHLSSRSLDLDPATPGAPMFWRSRVEDMKHVLDQFDAIEAAVPQLRGRLDRSRVAVAGHSMGGHTASLLLGARLTDPDDGTEVDLADDRVKAGVLLATTGRGGDALTGSMAEALPFLSTADFSAMATPALVVAGDQDTSPHLTVAGADWHADPYVLAPGPKSLLTLFGAEHGLGGISGYDVAETTDENPGRVAALQRLTWAYLRTALHPGDPAWAVARDALEADPAPVGRIESK; encoded by the coding sequence ATGAACACGCCCACGCACCCGGCCGGCCTCCCCGGCCCGCCCGCCCCCGTCCTCTCCGTCAGCCCCGTGGTGCTGGCGGCCCCCGGCCGGCCCGTCGACCTGGAGGTACGGGTCTCGGTGCCCGTGACCGGGAACAACCTGCCGGTCGTCCTCCTCTCGCACGGCCAGGGCCACTCCCACCACCTGTCCTCGCTGAACGGCTACGCCCCGCTCGCCACCTTCTGGGCGGCGCACGGCTTCGCCGTGATCCAGCCCACCCACCTCAGCTCACGGTCGCTGGACCTGGACCCCGCCACTCCCGGCGCGCCCATGTTCTGGCGCTCGCGGGTGGAGGACATGAAGCACGTCCTGGATCAGTTCGACGCCATCGAGGCCGCCGTCCCGCAGCTACGCGGGCGCCTGGACCGGAGCAGGGTCGCCGTGGCGGGGCACTCGATGGGCGGGCACACCGCGAGCCTGCTGCTCGGCGCCCGGCTGACCGACCCGGACGACGGTACGGAGGTGGACCTCGCCGACGACCGGGTCAAGGCGGGGGTCCTGCTGGCCACGACCGGCCGGGGCGGCGACGCCCTCACCGGGTCCATGGCCGAGGCCCTCCCGTTCCTGTCGACCGCCGACTTCTCCGCGATGGCGACGCCCGCGCTGGTGGTGGCTGGCGACCAGGACACGTCCCCCCACCTGACGGTCGCGGGCGCGGACTGGCACGCCGATCCGTACGTCCTCGCCCCGGGGCCCAAGTCCCTGCTCACACTGTTCGGCGCGGAACACGGGCTGGGCGGGATCTCCGGGTACGACGTCGCCGAGACCACGGACGAGAACCCCGGGCGGGTGGCCGCGCTCCAGCGGCTCACCTGGGCCTACCTCCGTACCGCGCTGCACCCCGGGGATCCGGCCTGGGCGGTGGCGCGGGACGCGCTGGAGGCGGATCCGGCCCCGGTCGGACGAATCGAGTCGAAGTAG
- a CDS encoding TetR/AcrR family transcriptional regulator → MPSTSQSGEVPARSKRADAQRNQQTLLAAAAAVFVTSGVDAPIREIAGKAGVGVGTIYRHFPTRADLVVAVYRHQVEACAEAGPSLLESAASPLAALRQWVDLFVDFLVTKHGLANALQSDGGGFDALHTYFLDRLVPVCGHLLDAAAGAGEIRPGTRPYELMRGVGNLCAGRDSDPRYDPRRLVDLLLRGLEGPRPS, encoded by the coding sequence GTGCCCAGCACGAGCCAGTCAGGGGAGGTGCCGGCCCGGAGCAAGCGGGCCGACGCGCAGCGCAACCAGCAGACGCTGCTCGCCGCCGCCGCCGCGGTGTTCGTCACCTCCGGCGTCGACGCGCCGATCCGCGAGATCGCGGGCAAGGCGGGCGTCGGGGTGGGAACGATCTACCGCCACTTCCCGACGCGGGCGGACCTGGTCGTCGCCGTCTACCGCCACCAGGTCGAGGCGTGCGCCGAGGCGGGGCCGAGCCTGCTGGAGAGCGCCGCGTCCCCGCTGGCGGCCCTGCGGCAGTGGGTCGACCTGTTCGTGGACTTCCTGGTCACCAAGCACGGGCTCGCCAACGCCCTGCAGTCGGACGGCGGCGGCTTCGACGCGCTGCACACGTACTTCCTGGACCGCCTGGTGCCCGTCTGCGGGCACCTGCTCGACGCGGCGGCCGGCGCCGGGGAGATCAGGCCGGGTACGCGGCCGTACGAGCTGATGCGCGGCGTCGGCAACCTGTGCGCCGGGCGGGACAGCGATCCGCGCTACGACCCGCGCCGCCTGGTCGACCTGCTCCTCCGGGGGCTGGAGGGCCCGCGGCCGTCCTGA